Proteins co-encoded in one Conger conger chromosome 4, fConCon1.1, whole genome shotgun sequence genomic window:
- the LOC133126627 gene encoding E3 ubiquitin-protein ligase RNF182-like gives MMKQALEDTLSNASTEELECKICYRLYNLGARRPKVLGCCHRLCAKCLSKMAGLVEVPQQSLACPFCRYPTYLTGEAVTVLPDDHNIVKALALRGRRKRDPKSAELLLSPSGLSSTVNASPSSSTSSPTSSSSSQGTSNCLGIAVVEAAPESPDDSTQAGARDSNLPGLQPWKLWRFIIRSWCCLAQALVCFLGILYFGSLPLGIFLLVKKKTSLGIFMVSLVPSSMLMLVLYDIFQWC, from the coding sequence ATGATGAAACAGGCTCTGGAGGATACGTTGAGCAACGCCTCCACGGAGGAGCTTGAGTGTAAGATCTGCTACCGCCTCTACAACCTCGGTGCCCGGCGACCGAAGGTCCTGGGGTGCTGCCACCGCCTTTGTGCCAAGTGCCTGTCCAAGATGGCAGGCCTGGTTGAGGTGCCACAGCAATCTCTAGCCTGCCCCTTCTGCCGCTATCCAACCTACTTGACCGGGGAGGCGGTGACTGTGCTCCCTGACGACCACAACATCGTGAAGGCCCTGGCTCTACGGGGCCGAAGGAAACGTGACCCAAAGTCCGCTGAGCTCCTTCTCAGCCCCAGTGGACTCAGCTCCACAGTCAatgcctccccctcctcctccacctcctcccccacctcctcctcctcctcgcagGGGACCTCTAACTGTCTGGGTATTGCCGTTGTTGAGGCTGCCCCAGAGTCACCGGACGACAGTACACAAGCTGGAGCCAGGGACAGCAACCTCCCTGGCCTACAGCCCTGGAAGTTGTGGCGCTTCATTATCAGGTCATGGTGTTGTTTAGCCCAGGCATTGGTTTGTTTCCTGGGGATACTCTATTTTGGCTCCCTTCCCCTGGGAATCTTCCTACTCGTCAAGAAGAAGACATCACTGGGTATTTTTATGGTCAGCTTGGTGCCCTCTAGTATGCTGATGCTTGTG